From a region of the Halanaerobium hydrogeniformans genome:
- a CDS encoding type II secretion system protein GspD gives MRDKKVIVILSLIFILVFSTGVLAGPEGMIENMNFQNAQIADVLRAIADIADVNLITDSTVTGTTSVHLRDISFQKALDLITQTNDLTYIWDNNTIVVAEPDRIERIYANIVTEFVSVRSQDIDDIAVIVREIFPETQITLDAVRRQFILKGEESRVEEVKEMINRLDSSADPDREVRPGEEVEIIERYTDSYRVLNAELGDLEGKLRQINFNLEIRSNPLTDTLTLTGSEQDVTEAISMAETYDKSLEPGTRHVRVDYVDTEQIKEVIENFYPDIRLHVNNKTKRIVINGPENRLDSVEQLVKQLNVPRQQVVIETRVEEVSEGRLRELGIEGDLSQLRIIKDDHITDRRADSREPQPDKLSLTWPEFFRALDETSDSKTLANPRLMTLNGETANMAILDEVPYRVVEINDDGSRTETFEYAEAGVDIEFTPWITENKEIELSIKPRVSSFTQVTTAAGAPPALRSREVETMLRLNDGETLAIGGLIQTDQDGVITKIPLLGDIPIIGELFKSRRNEGSHNELIIFVTPRIIEYGEEIEPEEHLIRTGLEEEAVPVEEETTVVDDSEVVTEEEIDYENDAHDDSVAEVFSERARTREEILAEFRAKQEEKEFQQLSPEELQEILNKNK, from the coding sequence ATGAGAGATAAAAAAGTAATTGTAATTTTAAGTCTAATTTTTATATTAGTTTTTTCCACTGGGGTTTTAGCAGGACCCGAAGGTATGATAGAAAATATGAACTTCCAAAATGCCCAGATAGCAGATGTATTAAGAGCAATAGCTGATATAGCTGATGTAAATCTTATTACTGATAGCACGGTAACTGGAACTACATCTGTTCATTTAAGGGATATATCTTTTCAAAAAGCTTTAGATTTAATAACACAAACCAATGATTTAACATATATATGGGATAATAATACTATAGTTGTAGCTGAACCAGATAGAATTGAGAGAATATATGCCAATATTGTAACAGAGTTTGTATCTGTTAGATCTCAGGATATTGATGATATTGCAGTTATAGTAAGAGAGATATTCCCGGAAACTCAGATTACATTAGATGCTGTAAGAAGGCAGTTTATTTTAAAAGGTGAGGAATCAAGGGTTGAAGAAGTTAAAGAAATGATCAACAGGTTAGATTCTTCAGCTGATCCTGATAGAGAAGTTAGACCGGGAGAAGAAGTAGAAATAATAGAGCGTTATACAGATAGTTATAGGGTTCTTAATGCTGAATTAGGTGATTTAGAAGGTAAATTAAGACAAATTAACTTTAATTTAGAGATTAGATCTAACCCTCTTACAGATACTTTAACTTTAACTGGAAGTGAGCAGGACGTTACAGAAGCGATATCTATGGCAGAAACCTATGATAAAAGTTTAGAGCCAGGAACTCGTCATGTTAGAGTTGATTATGTTGATACAGAGCAAATAAAAGAGGTTATAGAGAACTTTTATCCAGATATTAGATTGCATGTTAATAACAAGACAAAAAGAATTGTAATTAATGGACCTGAAAATAGGTTGGATAGTGTTGAACAGCTTGTTAAACAGTTAAATGTTCCACGTCAGCAAGTAGTAATTGAAACAAGAGTAGAAGAAGTTTCGGAAGGTAGATTAAGAGAATTAGGTATTGAGGGGGATTTAAGTCAATTAAGAATTATTAAAGATGATCATATAACTGATAGAAGAGCTGATAGCAGGGAACCTCAACCTGATAAGTTGTCTTTAACCTGGCCGGAATTCTTTAGAGCTTTAGATGAAACCAGCGATTCTAAAACTCTTGCAAATCCAAGATTAATGACCTTAAACGGAGAAACAGCAAATATGGCTATTTTAGATGAAGTTCCCTATCGTGTTGTAGAAATTAATGATGATGGGAGTCGTACAGAAACGTTTGAATATGCTGAAGCTGGAGTTGATATTGAGTTTACTCCCTGGATAACAGAAAATAAAGAAATAGAGCTATCAATTAAACCAAGAGTTAGTAGTTTTACCCAAGTAACTACAGCTGCAGGAGCACCACCAGCATTAAGAAGTAGAGAAGTAGAAACAATGTTGCGCTTAAATGATGGTGAAACCCTGGCTATTGGTGGACTTATTCAGACCGATCAAGATGGAGTAATTACCAAGATACCTTTACTTGGTGATATTCCAATAATCGGCGAACTCTTTAAAAGCAGAAGAAATGAGGGTTCTCATAATGAACTCATAATATTTGTAACTCCAAGAATTATAGAATATGGGGAAGAAATTGAGCCTGAAGAACATTTGATAAGAACTGGTTTAGAAGAGGAAGCTGTTCCAGTTGAGGAAGAAACTACTGTAGTAGATGACTCAGAAGTTGTTACTGAAGAAGAAATAGATTATGAAAATGATGCTCATGATGATTCTGTTGCTGAAGTATTCTCTGAAAGAGCTAGAACTAGAGAAGAAATTCTAGCAGAGTTTAGAGCTAAACAGGAAGAAAAAGAATTTCAACAATTAAGTCCAGAAGAATTACAGGAAATATTAAATAAAAACAAATAG
- a CDS encoding type 4a pilus biogenesis protein PilO produces MLNNLSRREKVLLLLVFIIALGAIYYFYFYTPLTEEIAALERRRDERSNRLNVAISYAERLPEIKEEYLAILDELAERGVYVEKDRIDLLIDYREAARDNNLDLVLYRPQVQENAIQINVQIRGGFREAVNLLEDFKEWNYWFEFRDVNINRSNDGVQLSMNTLYHNRLVDPELLRLGVEADE; encoded by the coding sequence ATGTTAAATAATTTAAGTAGAAGAGAAAAAGTTCTCCTTCTTTTGGTTTTTATAATTGCCTTAGGAGCAATTTATTACTTTTATTTCTATACTCCCTTAACTGAAGAAATTGCCGCTTTAGAAAGGCGCAGAGATGAAAGGAGTAACCGTTTAAATGTAGCAATTAGTTATGCTGAACGCTTACCAGAAATAAAAGAAGAATATTTAGCAATACTGGATGAATTAGCTGAAAGAGGAGTTTATGTAGAAAAAGATAGGATAGATCTATTAATAGATTATCGTGAAGCAGCTAGAGATAATAATTTAGATCTGGTTTTATATAGACCTCAGGTGCAAGAAAATGCTATTCAAATAAATGTTCAAATTAGAGGCGGCTTCAGAGAAGCTGTTAATCTTCTCGAAGATTTTAAAGAATGGAATTACTGGTTTGAGTTTAGAGATGTAAATATTAATCGAAGTAATGATGGAGTACAACTTTCAATGAATACTCTCTATCATAATCGTTTAGTTGATCCAGAACTATTAAGGTTAGGAGTTGAGGCAGATGAATAA
- a CDS encoding PilN domain-containing protein: MRVNLIREEKTRFQFHYFQVAMVLGILIPIFVVVFLQYSLIAERNTLEQEIASIENQLDIYLPLEAEYREYEQVVEELRATPTVPGYNWDRPIEALGYLVPIRGVIDDFRINDNEINVRGITSAAEDLREFINDLEDSPYFYNVVLNTIEKRDAVIFTIIANIEGEGE, encoded by the coding sequence ATGAGAGTTAATTTAATTCGAGAAGAAAAAACCAGGTTTCAATTTCACTACTTTCAGGTAGCCATGGTATTAGGAATCTTAATTCCAATCTTTGTAGTGGTATTTTTGCAATATTCTTTAATTGCTGAAAGAAATACTTTAGAACAGGAAATAGCCTCTATAGAAAATCAGCTTGATATATATTTACCTTTAGAAGCTGAGTATAGGGAGTATGAGCAAGTAGTTGAAGAATTGAGAGCAACACCAACAGTTCCTGGATATAATTGGGATAGACCAATTGAAGCTTTGGGTTATTTAGTTCCAATTAGAGGAGTAATTGATGATTTTAGAATAAATGACAATGAAATTAATGTTCGAGGAATTACATCCGCAGCAGAAGATTTAAGAGAATTCATTAATGATTTAGAGGATTCACCATATTTTTATAATGTTGTATTGAACACTATTGAAAAAAGAGATGCTGTAATTTTTACAATAATTGCAAATATTGAAGGGGAGGGAGAATAA
- the pilM gene encoding type IV pilus assembly protein PilM has product MFFKSNIFTCVDIGSYSIKIAQIKKTGGDNFKILDTALQKIPKETIVDGIIKDESLIAAEIKSLLAIMKKKPDYVITAVPSNELLVRNIEMPKMDKKEIKESLKWEADEQIPYPVENAALDYIKVDEDENTVNYLISAVKKNIVDNYKSPFERNNLKVEVINVIPMALISLLDYQEELKGNIAIIDIGYSASQVTVANKNNIILSRTIDTGGNHFTKTIMDVEDLEYDEAEEKKIKEGLKIESNSDPIDSMQLDAALGSDDRLKTLAGTLTGEITRSFNYFSIKKRKEDIDKIFITGGGSRLKGLKEFMEKELGRDIYRIDTFKNIAYPIDDEIKDDFAVAIGLGISEVMADES; this is encoded by the coding sequence ATGTTCTTTAAAAGTAACATCTTTACTTGTGTTGATATTGGCAGCTATTCTATTAAAATAGCACAAATAAAAAAAACAGGAGGCGATAATTTTAAGATTTTAGATACAGCTTTACAAAAGATCCCTAAAGAAACTATTGTAGATGGGATTATTAAGGATGAATCTTTAATAGCGGCAGAAATAAAAAGTCTTCTGGCAATTATGAAAAAAAAGCCAGATTATGTTATCACTGCAGTGCCGAGTAATGAACTTTTAGTGAGAAATATAGAGATGCCTAAGATGGATAAAAAAGAGATTAAAGAATCTCTTAAATGGGAAGCAGATGAACAGATACCCTATCCGGTTGAGAATGCTGCTTTAGATTACATTAAAGTAGATGAAGATGAAAATACAGTAAACTATTTAATATCTGCTGTTAAAAAAAATATAGTTGATAATTATAAGTCGCCTTTTGAAAGAAATAATCTTAAGGTTGAAGTAATTAATGTTATACCAATGGCATTGATATCTTTACTTGATTATCAGGAAGAGCTAAAAGGCAATATAGCAATAATTGATATTGGTTATTCTGCTTCTCAGGTTACTGTAGCTAATAAAAATAATATTATCTTATCAAGAACTATAGATACAGGTGGTAATCATTTTACAAAAACTATTATGGATGTTGAAGATTTAGAGTATGATGAAGCTGAGGAGAAAAAAATAAAAGAAGGACTTAAAATAGAATCTAATTCTGATCCAATTGATAGTATGCAGTTAGATGCTGCTTTAGGTTCAGATGATAGATTAAAGACTCTAGCCGGAACTTTAACAGGTGAAATTACCAGGTCTTTTAACTATTTTTCCATTAAAAAGCGAAAAGAAGATATTGATAAAATATTTATAACTGGTGGAGGTTCTAGATTAAAAGGCTTAAAAGAATTTATGGAAAAAGAATTGGGAAGAGACATTTATAGAATTGATACTTTTAAAAATATTGCTTATCCAATCGATGATGAAATAAAAGATGACTTTGCAGTTGCAATTGGGCTTGGGATAAGTGAGGTGATGGCTGATGAGAGTTAA
- a CDS encoding PilX N-terminal domain-containing pilus assembly protein produces MKFNNEDGYVLVLGIIIIAVLIILVFTMTNIIGTDLSFYRNNRDSNRAFYAAEAGIAYGYETISLSIEEGESFPENIDFNSKIELNGAEVSSIDWELNGNRLTLNSVGKSNNIDREIESIYLLNFKHNSILDNVITSGGLLETKNNHILVDSDDPDVGGVQAADYDGSIKDSEGNDIEIEDINKEDIPTFDADYLESLADTVLGSKETPASYEYEDLPGDFAEEFTYVHGDLNIKSNKEINGSGVLVVDGKLNLGTNIDINQNEPDGVDNYFIIIVLSDDEEAITMDGDNKIQMKGLIYSSQNTDIGNMFGLTGAIISGGDLKLINSAAGGQFQENIIYDPGFIEVFESWNLMFTDDMNNIENLVGISNIISWKEK; encoded by the coding sequence ATGAAATTTAACAATGAAGATGGGTATGTTTTGGTGTTGGGGATTATCATAATTGCAGTACTAATCATATTAGTATTTACAATGACAAATATCATTGGTACAGATTTATCATTTTACAGAAATAATAGAGATTCTAACAGGGCTTTTTATGCAGCTGAAGCTGGTATTGCTTATGGTTATGAAACAATTTCATTAAGTATAGAGGAAGGAGAAAGCTTTCCTGAAAATATAGATTTTAATTCAAAAATAGAACTAAATGGAGCAGAAGTGTCTTCTATTGATTGGGAATTGAATGGAAATAGATTAACTTTAAATTCTGTAGGTAAAAGCAATAATATTGACAGAGAAATTGAAAGTATCTATCTGTTAAATTTTAAGCATAATTCAATTCTAGACAATGTTATTACTTCTGGTGGATTATTAGAAACTAAAAATAATCATATTCTAGTTGATAGCGACGATCCAGATGTTGGTGGAGTTCAGGCAGCTGATTATGATGGAAGTATAAAAGATTCTGAAGGTAATGATATAGAAATTGAGGATATCAACAAAGAAGATATACCTACATTTGATGCTGATTATTTAGAAAGTTTAGCTGATACTGTTTTAGGTTCTAAGGAAACTCCAGCTTCTTATGAATATGAAGATTTACCAGGTGATTTTGCTGAAGAATTCACCTATGTTCATGGTGATCTTAATATCAAATCTAACAAAGAAATAAATGGCAGTGGTGTTTTAGTTGTAGATGGAAAATTGAATCTTGGTACTAATATAGATATCAATCAAAATGAACCCGATGGTGTAGACAACTATTTTATTATAATTGTTTTAAGTGATGATGAAGAAGCAATTACCATGGATGGTGATAATAAAATTCAAATGAAAGGCCTTATTTATTCTTCTCAAAATACGGATATTGGAAATATGTTTGGCCTTACAGGAGCTATTATTTCTGGAGGAGATTTGAAATTGATAAACTCAGCTGCAGGAGGACAATTCCAAGAAAACATTATTTACGATCCAGGTTTTATAGAAGTTTTTGAAAGTTGGAATTTAATGTTTACAGATGATATGAATAATATAGAGAATTTAGTAGGAATTTCTAATATTATCAGTTGGAAAGAAAAATAA
- a CDS encoding PulJ/GspJ family protein yields MRNSNEKGFTLIEILIVIVLLAIVSALFYNAYFDSTRTLLFNKNRIELQRAQDLTNRWLSRYIRIADVPSDFNSMIINDGNVLEFSTVSDPANDIRFYLDNNNLYISIDGNARQICDCKFENISFNANSSLNVIEFYAEITIDENRVSYQFNNIFYPRVQN; encoded by the coding sequence ATGAGGAATAGCAATGAAAAAGGATTCACCTTAATTGAGATATTAATAGTTATTGTTTTACTTGCTATTGTATCAGCCCTGTTTTACAATGCATACTTTGACAGTACTAGAACATTATTATTCAATAAAAATAGAATAGAATTACAAAGAGCTCAAGACCTTACTAATCGTTGGCTTTCAAGATATATTAGAATAGCGGATGTTCCATCGGATTTCAATTCCATGATTATTAATGATGGTAATGTGCTGGAATTTTCAACTGTATCTGATCCAGCTAATGATATTAGATTTTATTTGGATAATAATAATTTATATATAAGTATAGATGGTAATGCAAGGCAAATATGTGATTGCAAGTTTGAAAATATAAGCTTCAATGCTAATTCATCACTAAATGTAATAGAATTTTATGCAGAAATTACTATTGATGAAAATAGAGTTTCTTATCAGTTTAATAATATTTTTTATCCCCGCGTTCAGAATTAA
- a CDS encoding type IV pilus modification PilV family protein: protein MFKHEEGFSLIEVVLALVILTVAVFPILNYFTNSIGVVSQSVTLSQTADISVDIMEILKHGDIDTKTMTIDMSDSVPADPLASVIYNHVKGYDLFADYFIDIDISEIAKNGDNYGNIRKVSIKITWSDSEFELDSVVRIG from the coding sequence ATGTTTAAACATGAAGAAGGTTTCAGTCTTATAGAGGTTGTCCTAGCATTAGTTATTTTGACAGTAGCTGTTTTTCCTATACTCAATTACTTTACAAATAGTATCGGAGTTGTTAGTCAGTCAGTAACATTATCACAAACTGCAGATATTTCTGTAGATATTATGGAAATCTTAAAACATGGTGATATTGATACCAAAACAATGACCATTGACATGAGTGATTCAGTACCAGCAGATCCATTGGCAAGTGTAATTTACAATCATGTTAAAGGCTATGATTTATTTGCAGATTATTTTATCGACATAGATATATCTGAAATTGCTAAAAACGGAGATAATTACGGAAATATCCGTAAAGTTTCGATAAAAATTACCTGGTCTGATAGTGAGTTTGAGCTTGATTCTGTAGTTAGGATAGGGTGA
- a CDS encoding pilus assembly PilX N-terminal domain-containing protein — protein MLKIKSEDGAVLVLSIIIILVLTVLVTALVGSINSNISFTKRHENDIKAYYAAEAGIEQGINVLLIDRENIDNYISDNSNDTDDEDYIKDYKNDSFNDFESFELRVKEGSGDDEYDFKSIGSSGSDVTKIIYTTININSEMGAGMFNNALTTEGDLNIDLSDWSGDDETKITGDIYASQLGVDDKFSFAKGELLGDIYANEIGVFENSGMEMNGNIYADQISKHHGQKFAVSGGKINNIYANEIGTFEMSDSDFITGGVHTFSIDANQSFIEPKSLENEVDSFGKIIPDFSEYFENDGNVYLGNENNPDYDGSVIELEGNKEYNNFNKDGSGIIVVNGDLDIKNNIKANKDNDEDFLIILVDGDISTSMHIEGNVFMYASGKINIDNTPGGSSQGQGNPGKFEVNGSFMAEEGITINDSRNQGLNLTHNDKFVEIFEDIGYGIPQLGSNNSGSSGSSSTSIEIVKWQED, from the coding sequence ATGTTAAAAATTAAAAGTGAAGATGGGGCAGTCTTAGTTTTATCAATTATAATCATATTAGTTTTAACTGTTTTAGTAACAGCTTTAGTTGGCAGTATTAATAGTAATATTTCCTTTACAAAAAGACATGAAAATGATATTAAAGCATATTATGCAGCTGAAGCAGGTATAGAGCAGGGAATAAATGTTCTTCTTATAGATAGAGAAAATATTGATAATTATATAAGTGATAATAGTAATGACACAGATGATGAAGATTATATAAAAGATTATAAAAATGATAGTTTTAATGATTTTGAATCTTTTGAATTGAGGGTTAAAGAAGGGTCGGGAGACGATGAATATGATTTTAAATCTATTGGAAGTTCTGGTTCTGATGTTACAAAAATAATTTATACTACTATTAATATTAATTCAGAAATGGGAGCCGGAATGTTCAATAATGCTTTAACAACTGAAGGGGATTTAAATATAGACCTATCTGATTGGTCTGGTGATGATGAAACTAAAATTACTGGTGATATATATGCATCTCAATTAGGAGTAGACGATAAGTTTTCGTTTGCAAAGGGTGAGCTTCTCGGTGATATATATGCAAATGAAATAGGTGTTTTTGAAAATTCTGGAATGGAAATGAACGGTAACATTTATGCAGATCAAATTAGTAAACACCATGGCCAGAAATTTGCTGTTTCTGGAGGAAAAATTAATAATATATACGCAAATGAAATTGGAACATTTGAAATGAGTGACTCCGATTTTATAACTGGAGGAGTTCATACATTCTCAATTGATGCAAATCAGAGTTTTATTGAACCAAAAAGTCTTGAAAATGAAGTTGATTCATTCGGAAAGATTATTCCGGATTTCAGTGAATATTTCGAAAATGATGGTAATGTTTACTTAGGCAATGAAAATAATCCTGATTATGATGGAAGTGTTATTGAGTTAGAAGGAAATAAAGAATATAATAATTTTAATAAAGATGGCTCAGGTATAATCGTTGTAAACGGTGACTTAGATATAAAAAATAATATTAAAGCTAATAAAGATAATGATGAAGATTTTTTAATTATATTAGTTGATGGTGATATTTCAACTAGTATGCATATTGAAGGTAATGTTTTTATGTATGCCAGTGGAAAAATAAATATAGATAATACTCCAGGTGGTAGTTCTCAAGGTCAGGGGAATCCTGGCAAATTCGAGGTAAATGGTAGTTTTATGGCAGAAGAAGGAATTACAATAAATGACTCTAGGAACCAGGGTTTGAATTTAACTCACAATGATAAATTTGTTGAAATATTTGAGGATATAGGATATGGCATCCCTCAATTAGGAAGTAACAATTCTGGGAGTAGTGGTAGCAGCAGCACCTCAATAGAAATTGTTAAGTGGCAGGAAGATTAA
- a CDS encoding prepilin-type N-terminal cleavage/methylation domain-containing protein — MDIKKDDGFTLLEVIISITIITLILGVLFNINLAGFRFFNINQRNVELSQLVSVITANLDSKIRARDINQIELEGKITGSSNPEKFQRLIIEYDGNKYKYYHDNNNNSLAIENNGGTRYLAEENIKNVTFSIDSATALVRYTIVLENENKEFEISNKIFPRRSLEDTGN; from the coding sequence ATGGATATAAAAAAGGATGATGGATTTACTTTATTAGAAGTAATAATTTCTATTACAATAATTACTTTGATCTTAGGAGTTTTATTTAACATTAATTTAGCTGGTTTTAGATTTTTTAATATTAACCAGAGAAATGTTGAGTTATCTCAGCTTGTTTCGGTTATTACTGCTAATTTAGACAGCAAAATTAGAGCAAGGGATATAAATCAAATTGAATTAGAAGGCAAAATTACAGGTAGCAGTAATCCAGAAAAATTTCAAAGATTAATTATAGAGTATGATGGCAATAAATATAAATATTATCATGACAATAATAATAATAGTTTAGCAATAGAAAACAATGGTGGGACTAGATATTTAGCTGAGGAAAATATCAAAAATGTAACTTTTAGCATTGACAGTGCTACTGCTTTAGTTAGATATACAATAGTTTTAGAAAACGAAAATAAAGAATTTGAAATATCAAATAAAATATTTCCTCGCAGGTCTCTAGAAGATACTGGAAATTAA
- a CDS encoding type IV pilus modification PilV family protein: MDKFKLEDKGFTLLEIILAIAVVGIVGVTFFGFFANSARVIKSVDVREKALMLAQQEMEGIKAGGFSGINNEINNENYFDDNYKYFYDEKSINSNDGFPEYKVNILVEKEKDSLYKLTVTSDWTENSIDKNIELISYVSSRGD, from the coding sequence ATGGACAAATTTAAATTAGAAGATAAGGGTTTTACACTTTTAGAAATAATTCTTGCTATAGCTGTAGTTGGTATTGTTGGTGTAACATTTTTTGGTTTTTTTGCCAATAGTGCTCGTGTCATTAAAAGTGTAGATGTTAGAGAAAAAGCTTTAATGTTAGCACAGCAAGAAATGGAAGGTATAAAAGCAGGTGGTTTTAGTGGAATTAATAATGAAATAAATAACGAGAATTATTTTGATGATAATTATAAATATTTTTATGACGAAAAAAGTATTAACTCAAATGATGGTTTTCCTGAGTATAAGGTTAACATTTTAGTAGAGAAAGAAAAAGATTCTCTTTATAAATTAACTGTTACTAGTGATTGGACTGAAAACTCTATAGATAAAAATATAGAGTTGATTAGCTATGTTTCTTCTCGAGGTGATTAA
- a CDS encoding prepilin peptidase — protein sequence MMFLAIYFFILGLIVGSFLNVVIYRLPEEKSIIKPPSHCPHCNTRLKVIDLIPVLSFLITGAKCRYCGASISWQYPFVELLTGIFFLAAYLNFGLTAEFFLMLLLLSALIVISVIDYKYMIIPNVITYSGILIGFISAIIFDYLSIFDSLLGIVIPALILLAVALIFKGGMGMGDVKLVAMLGAFLGYKYSLMSIFIGSLVGSVIGLSLMGLGVIDRKDRIPFGPFICLGAVIMIFFGEQLIDLYFAIFL from the coding sequence ATGATGTTTTTAGCAATATATTTCTTTATTTTAGGTTTAATAGTGGGTAGTTTTTTAAATGTGGTAATTTATAGACTGCCAGAAGAAAAATCAATAATTAAACCACCATCTCACTGTCCTCATTGTAATACTCGTTTAAAAGTTATTGATCTTATTCCAGTATTAAGTTTTTTGATTACAGGAGCAAAATGTAGATATTGTGGAGCCAGTATATCCTGGCAGTATCCATTTGTAGAGTTATTAACAGGTATTTTCTTTTTAGCTGCATATCTTAACTTTGGTTTAACTGCAGAATTCTTTTTAATGCTTTTATTATTATCAGCTTTGATAGTTATTTCTGTGATAGATTATAAATATATGATTATACCTAATGTTATAACTTATTCCGGTATTTTAATCGGCTTTATTTCTGCAATTATATTTGATTATCTTAGTATTTTTGATTCTCTTTTAGGCATAGTTATTCCAGCTTTAATTCTTTTAGCGGTTGCTTTAATTTTTAAAGGTGGAATGGGTATGGGCGATGTTAAACTTGTTGCAATGTTAGGTGCTTTTTTAGGATATAAATATAGTTTGATGAGTATTTTTATAGGATCTTTAGTTGGTTCAGTTATTGGACTTAGCTTAATGGGTTTAGGTGTTATAGATCGTAAAGATAGAATTCCGTTCGGACCGTTTATCTGTCTTGGTGCTGTTATTATGATATTTTTTGGTGAGCAGTTGATTGATTTGTATTTTGCAATTTTCTTGTAG
- a CDS encoding type IV pilin protein, producing MNIFKNNSDGFTLIELLIVIAVLGILASIAIPRISGMSDQAKDTNISVIAGSIRTAMEVYYQNNESYPAQTDINNNWDNLDDALDILELNSQADYNISAFDYSVNGSDSYEIKLTSDSTGKTYLLSNTGFGEETSE from the coding sequence ATGAATATCTTCAAAAATAATTCTGATGGGTTTACCTTAATTGAACTGCTTATAGTGATAGCTGTTCTTGGTATTTTAGCTTCTATTGCTATTCCCAGAATTAGTGGGATGTCAGATCAGGCAAAAGATACTAATATTTCTGTTATAGCTGGCTCTATAAGGACTGCTATGGAAGTATATTATCAGAATAATGAGAGTTATCCAGCTCAAACTGATATAAATAATAACTGGGATAATCTTGATGATGCTCTTGATATATTAGAATTGAATTCCCAGGCAGATTACAATATAAGTGCATTTGACTATTCAGTAAATGGTTCAGATAGTTATGAAATAAAATTGACAAGTGATTCAACTGGAAAAACATATTTGCTCAGTAATACTGGTTTTGGTGAGGAGACTTCTGAATGA
- a CDS encoding type II secretion system protein produces MMKIRKILSGGERGFTLIELLVVIAVLGILAAIAIPRLTGVNEEAQIASTQSNLRNIQTGVELFYAQDGNLPSDLEDDIGEFVSLEGVDLNDDVDYNTPDNTDDTYSLSMTTNSGRTVVTLDSEKGFSDTSTP; encoded by the coding sequence ATGATGAAAATTAGAAAAATTTTATCCGGTGGAGAAAGAGGATTTACTTTAATTGAATTGTTAGTTGTTATCGCTGTTTTAGGTATTTTAGCTGCTATAGCTATACCAAGACTAACAGGGGTAAATGAAGAAGCCCAAATTGCATCAACTCAATCTAATTTAAGAAATATTCAAACAGGTGTAGAGTTATTTTATGCACAAGACGGAAACCTTCCTAGTGATCTTGAAGATGATATAGGTGAATTTGTTAGTCTAGAGGGTGTAGATTTAAATGATGATGTAGATTATAATACCCCTGATAATACTGATGACACTTATAGTTTATCTATGACAACAAATTCTGGAAGGACAGTAGTAACTTTAGATAGTGAAAAAGGATTTAGTGATACTTCAACACCATAA